The genomic segment AATCCGCTCTCAACTCAGCACCATTGAAGCCGGACGTGTGGTGTTGATTGAAGCTGACAGCTTTGAAGCAGGCTTACAAAAATCTGAACAAGCCACTCGTCTCTTGAAACAATTGCAAGATGATGGGGTTGTTGAAGATTTTTATCCGATTTATCCCTGGCTTGTTTCTCAGCAACTACAACAACGCAATCTGACTGTTTACAGAAAATACACAACAGCTGATTATCAAAAGCAATGGCATGAGGTGTTATCAACACAGGGGCTGTCTGTTTCCAGGCTTGGGAACTTAAGAATTGAGAATGATACGTCATTGAATCCGAAACAAGTCATGCGCTCACAGATCAAAGAATTAATTGGCACACAGGTCATGCAGAATTCCGATCAATCGTTATTTGTTATCTGGCTTGGAAAACATACACCAGCAGTAGTGGATGATGCAATGAAAGCTGTTGACGGAGTGCGTTATATCAGCCAGCACGACACCATCAATAAAATGGCACACAATTACCGAACATCTGCTGTTGATGCATTGAGTATCGGTTTGCTTACAATTTTTCTGCTGTTATTATTACGTTACCGTAATCTTTCGACGGCAATAACGATACTACTCCCGGCATTGTGCGCGATTATTTTTATTTTTGGTTTCTGGAGTTTGTTGAATCAGAAAATCAGTTTCTTACACATTATCGGGTCATTATTGTCCATCGCTATTTGTGTCGATTATGGTATTTTCTATGCTGAAAATCGTGCACATAACCAATTACACACTTACCAGGCTATGGCTGCGTCCATGCTTACTACGCTTGCTGCATTTGCATCGTTGAGTATTTCCAGTAACCCATTATTACAAACGCTTTCAATCGCCGTGACATCTGGAGTTGTGATTGGTTTTTTATTGTGTCCCATCCTCATTAAGTTTAAACCCTGAATCCGTGACTTCGCTACGGCACAAGGCGCAAGTTCTTGATGCCACAGAGGTTAAAAAATATCCACTTAACCGATGGGTGAAGCTAGGAACTTTTTGAAACCCTATTTAAACCAATAGCTTACCCGAATTGAAATCACTGGTTCAGGTAAAAGTCAAAGCGATTGTGACTAAACAAATCGCCGCAATCGAGTGCTGATGGTTGTCTAAAGAGATGAAGATTGAGCCAATAATGCATATTTCTGGCATCTTGATTGAGCCATTTTTATGCAGTATTGACTATAATTAGATGATTGAGCGACCCTAACCCAAGTAAACAGAGCGAGGCAATACAATGAGTGACTCCACTCAACAAAACAGCAATGATCTAACAACAAATCCTGGCTGGGAAAAAACAGTACTGGAGAAAATTGCCTTATCTGCAATTGAAGAACAAAAACGTGCCAGGCACTGGAGTACTTTTTTTAAGTTATTGACTTTTCTGTATCTGGCTTTGGTATTGTACAAAGTCTTTGTTCCCGGGTTTGGCATTGACGCTACCCGAAGCGGTGGAAGCCATACTGCGGTGATCGATGTGGTTGGTATGATTACTGAGGACTCGGAAAGCAATGCTGACAGAGTAACAAAAGGTCTGCGTGAAGCAGCTGATGACAAGGCGACCAAGGGGATTATTCTGCGTATGAATACTCCGGGTGGCACGCCTGTTCAGTCAGCTTATATATATGATGAAATACGCCGTATCAAACAACAGCATCCAGAGTTGCCAATTATTTCGGTTGTCTCGGATATCTGTGCTTCCGGTGGCTATTACGTCGCCAGTGCTGCAGATAAAATCTTTGTCAATAAATCAAGTTTAATTGGCTCCATTGGGGTGTTACTCAACGGCTTTGGATTTGTTGACACGATGAAAAAACTTGGAGTAGAACGAAGGCTATTAACTGCGGGGTCTCACAAGGGCATCATGGATCCGTTTTTGCCAATGAAAAAGGATGACCAAGAACACGTCGAGCATGTATTGTCTACAGTCCATCAACACTTCATTGATGCTGTAAAAGCAGGTCGTGGAGAACGTCTGCATGCTGATCCGAGAATTTTTACCGGGTTATTCTGGTCAGGTGAAGAAGGAATACAATTAGGTCTGGCTGATGGGGTTGGAACCGTGCGCTCAATAGCAGAGCAAGAGATCGGTGAAACCAATCTTGTTAATTTTACTCCACAGGAAAATTTACTCGATCGTTTAGGTGGGAAGTTTAAAGTAGCGTTCAGGCTGGCAATACAAGAGTACGCGAGTGGAATCAGTATCCAATGATTCAGCGCGAATTCAGGTCGACAATCTATCATGGTTGTCAATACTAATTATTTTAAAGTTACATTTGTTTACGTTTAACTTTCTGCCGAAGGACAAGTCAATTGTACACAGTTAATCCAAAATTCAACATCTACCGAAAAGTGTGCATCCTATGAATAGACGGGCGTTTCCTCATTCTCGTCGTATTCACATACGAATAATGCAGCGAGTCTTGCTACTTGTTGTTATTTTTGTGGTCAGCGTTAATTTATTGGCAGATGATGATGCCTCTGCTCAGCAGCCCACTATCTCACTTGATGTTGCTGTGAATAAGGTCAGAGGTCAATATGCCGATGGAAAAATAGTCAAAACAGATGAGGAAGAGTCAGGAAGTGGAAAAGTCTATGTGATCAAGATGATTACAGCTGATAACAGAGTTTTGCACATCCGGGTTAATGCTCAGTCAGGCGAGATTGTTGACTAACGCTCTTCAACTAGCGAACAATTTCACAAGAAAAATAATGATTGTTAATTCGTGCCTAAATGTCTCTCGCGGTTCGGGCTATGTTATGTCTTGTCATGGTGAGACGATACCTTTTTGACTTGCTGTTTATGGCTCAGTTGGCTTCCAGGGGAAGGCTTCTAGTACAATGCAGCCATATTGTTTAATGCTGTAACATATTGAGAACTCTTATTTCCTTGACTCGAACAGACCGATATGCGGACATTAATTGTAGAAGATGAAATTCAATTGGGCACACAGCTGAAAAGATACCTCAGTGATAATGGCTGTATCGTCGATATTGCAGTGAATGGTGAAGAAGGTTTGTATATGGGGCGTGAATTTCCGGTTGAAGTCGCCATTGTAGATATTGGCTTGCCTGATTTTTCAGGCATTGAATTGATTGACCGATGGCGTAAAGAGGATTTGTCATTTCCGGTATTGGTGTTGACTGCGCGTAGCCAATGGCAGCAAAAAGTTGATGCTCTGGACAATGGAGCAGATGACTACCTTGTTAAACCTTTCCACAACGAAGAATTACTGGCACGTTTAAAAGCGCTTGTAAGACGTGCAGCAGGTTTTGCTCACCCACTGTTAGAAGCAGGGCCGATAAAGCTTGATACTGTCTCCCAGGACGTCACAGTTGATGACAAACTGCTTGAGCTCACAGCTTATGAATATAAAGTACTTGAATATCTGATGTTGAAGCGTGGAAGCGTCATTTCCAAAATGGCATTGACAGACCACCTCTATGAACAAGACTTCGAACGTGATAGTAATGTCATTGAAGTATTTATTGGTCGATTACGTAAAAAACTCGACCCGAATGGGACATTGAATCCCATTGAAACACTGAGAGGGCGGGGCTACCGCTTTACAATCTAACTGTTTTGAAGTTCTCCCTGAATCTGCTATCAAAGCGGTCTATTCATCTCAGGCTGGTTCTGGCTGCGATTTTGTCTCTTATTGCATTTCTGGGTTTAGCTGGTATTGCCCTTGAGCGGGCATTCCGGGAAAGTAACCAGCGAGCGATTCATGAACGACTTCAGCTTTATGTCTATACATTAGTGGGCTTTGTTGATGTAAAAACAGATGGCTCAATTGAATTGCCAGAAATTTTACCTGAACCACGATTTTCAACCATGGGATCAGGTCTGCAAGGCTTTGTTCTGGATCAGTTTGGAAATCAAATGTGGCGATCACCCTCAGCGGTGGGAATGTCCATAGAAGTACCCGATCCAATCCCGGAAACAAGTGAGCTGGTTGTTCGTAACAAAAAACAACGTTTGGAACTGTTTTATCCGATAGCCTGGGAAATGGAGCAAGGCACAAAAAACCTTATTTTTGTTGTTACAGAGCATATGAATGCGGTGGAGCAGCCAGTGCTACAGTTTCGTAAAACACTTTGGAACTGGCTGGGCGGGATTGGTTTGCTTCTTGTTGTAACCGAGATTGGGATACTTGGCTGGAGTCTGCAACCTTTGCGTCGTATGTCCAAGGACGTGGAATCGATCGAAGCGGGTGGTATTGATCGGTTGCCAGATGATTACCCGCCTGAATTGCAAGGTCTGGCTAACAACCTGAACGCCATATTGAAT from the Methylothermaceae bacteria B42 genome contains:
- a CDS encoding peptidase S49, which codes for MSDSTQQNSNDLTTNPGWEKTVLEKIALSAIEEQKRARHWSTFFKLLTFLYLALVLYKVFVPGFGIDATRSGGSHTAVIDVVGMITEDSESNADRVTKGLREAADDKATKGIILRMNTPGGTPVQSAYIYDEIRRIKQQHPELPIISVVSDICASGGYYVASAADKIFVNKSSLIGSIGVLLNGFGFVDTMKKLGVERRLLTAGSHKGIMDPFLPMKKDDQEHVEHVLSTVHQHFIDAVKAGRGERLHADPRIFTGLFWSGEEGIQLGLADGVGTVRSIAEQEIGETNLVNFTPQENLLDRLGGKFKVAFRLAIQEYASGISIQ
- a CDS encoding two-component system response regulator codes for the protein MRTLIVEDEIQLGTQLKRYLSDNGCIVDIAVNGEEGLYMGREFPVEVAIVDIGLPDFSGIELIDRWRKEDLSFPVLVLTARSQWQQKVDALDNGADDYLVKPFHNEELLARLKALVRRAAGFAHPLLEAGPIKLDTVSQDVTVDDKLLELTAYEYKVLEYLMLKRGSVISKMALTDHLYEQDFERDSNVIEVFIGRLRKKLDPNGTLNPIETLRGRGYRFTI